The genomic segment TTTATAAAGATGTTACAAGATAAGGGTAAGCTTTTGAGAAATTATACTCAAAACATTGATAATTTAGAATCCTATGCTGGTATCGATCCCGAAAAGGTGGTTCAATGCCATGGTTCATTCGCAACAGCATCATGCACAACATGTCATTGGAAATTGCCAGGTGATAAGATCTTCGAAAACATTAGAAGATTGGAATTACCACTTTGCCCCTACTGTTATATGAAGAGAAAGGAATTTTTCCCCAATGATTCAGTAATACCatctggtggtaatggtggtTCAGAAGATATTTCCGCCGGTTTAAACACACCATTAAAATCACATGGTGTTCTAAAGCCTGATATTACTTTCTTTGGTGAAGCATTACCATCTAAGTTTCACAAAACTATTCGTGAAGACATTTTGAAGTGTGATCTTTTGGTCTGTATTGGTACAAGTTTAAAAGTGGCTCCCGTTTCTGAAATTGTAAATATGGTACCTTCTCACGTCCCACAAATTTTAATCAATAGAGACCCAGTAAAGCATGCGGAATTCGATCTAAACCTTTTGGGTTACTGCGATGATGTAGCTACTTTGATAGCTCAAAAATGTTCATGGGATATTCCTCATGAGAGATGGAATACgttaaagaataaaaaattcaacTGTATAGAAAGTGACAGAGGTGTTTATTCAATAACGCCTAAAGAAGATtagcattattattattaccattatcatcatttacattttcattttcttctactgtataaattttttttggcactattattattagtattataTAATATTATCTGTATTCAATTCGGAACAATCTCATTTCATCTTatttcatctcatctcatctcaacCTCCAAGATAAAGAAACTAACATAGACATGGATTATCAGAATAGAGCTGGCTCTAAgaaaggtggtggtggtattgcAAGTGACTCTCAAGCTAATCTTGCTAGACGTAAACAGGTTGATGAGCTTCTAAGACAAGGTCAACAAGTTCCATATACATTTCAAGATGAAGCCGATGAGTTAAACAGGAATCCCTACATATACAAGAATCATTCCGGGAAATTAGTTTGCAAACTTTGTAATACTATTCATACAGCATGGTCAAGTGTAGAAAGACATCTGAGTGGTAATAAGCATGGCTTGAACGTGCTTAGACGTGGTAGCgctaatgataaaaatggtggCCCAAGcaaacaacaagaagacCAAGACCATGAGTTTTTGGAAGCTGTTGACTCTAAGAGACGTAATTTAAGGCATAATGGTATTGTACCAGATTGTAAGACTGCCTTGGTGAAAGACAAGGAAACTGATCAACTGGGCATCGCAATTCAAGTAGATTACAatgcagaagaagatagTAATGACGAACAAGTGATATCGCCATTCATTAGAATAGTTTCTGGGTTAGAACTTTCTGAATCAGATCAAAACGATAAGAAATATGTGGTCATAGCTTATGAACCATTTGAAAACGTTGCAATAGAAATACCCTCTGACAAGGAAATTGTAATGAATAAGAACTACGAGGATCGGAGTTCACTGGATGAACTTAATGGCAAATGCACATTTTGGGATGTTGATGCTCATAAGTTTTACGTACAGCTTTTCTTCGCATAATGTTACAGTTTATCTAACATGGTTTCCATATATTTGTTGATGTGGCCAGCCAATAGTGAATATTCTAATTCCACTGCATCAACttcattttggaaatctACTTTTATACTTTGCATCTTttgttctaattctttaacttGACCTAAGATGAAATCTCtttcaatattttgttcAGCCTGCTGTACTTGAGGTACTACTTTATCAGCATATTCCTGCTGTAATTCCATTAGCTCTTGGTCGTACCTCTCTGATTCTAGTCTGGcatttctttccaaatcatcTAACTGAGTTCTATGAGCGTCTAACTGTTCCTGTAATACTGACATCTTAACCATTAGACCTGAGGACAACATGTTTTCCATCTTATCACGTCTAATGATTAACTGTTGCTTCAAATCCATTAGGTTTGATTCCTTCATATGCGATTCTTGCAATTCTGTGG from the Zygosaccharomyces rouxii strain CBS732 chromosome B complete sequence genome contains:
- the PRP11 gene encoding spliceosome assembly protein PRP11 (similar to uniprot|Q07350 Saccharomyces cerevisiae YDL043C PRP11 Subunit of the SF3a splicing factor complex required for spliceosome assembly); protein product: MDYQNRAGSKKGGGGIASDSQANLARRKQVDELLRQGQQVPYTFQDEADELNRNPYIYKNHSGKLVCKLCNTIHTAWSSVERHLSGNKHGLNVLRRGSANDKNGGPSKQQEDQDHEFLEAVDSKRRNLRHNGIVPDCKTALVKDKETDQLGIAIQVDYNAEEDSNDEQVISPFIRIVSGLELSESDQNDKKYVVIAYEPFENVAIEIPSDKEIVMNKNYEDRSSLDELNGKCTFWDVDAHKFYVQLFFA